The Dama dama isolate Ldn47 chromosome 28, ASM3311817v1, whole genome shotgun sequence genome has a window encoding:
- the FOXO3 gene encoding forkhead box protein O3 isoform X2 — protein MRVQNEGTGKSSWWIINPDGGKSGKAPRRRAVSMDNSNKYTKSRGRAAKKKAALQTAPESADDSPSQLSKWPGSPTSRSSDELDAWTDFRSRTNSNASTVSGRLSPILASTELDDVQDDEAPLSPMLYSSSASLSPSVSKPCTVELPRLTDMAGTMNLNDGLADNLMDDLLDNIALPASQPSPPGGLMQRSSSFPYTTKGSGLGSPTSSFSSAVFGPSSLNSLRQSPMQTIQENKPATFSSMSHYGNQTLQDLLTSDSLSHSDVMMTQSDPLMSQASTAVSAQNSRRNVMLRSDPMMSFAAQPNQGSLVNQNLLHHQHQTQGALGGSRALSNPVSNMGLSDSSSLGSAKHQQQSPVSQSMQTLSDTLSGSSLYSTSVNLPVMGHEKFPSDLDLDMFNGSLECDMESIIRSELMDADGLDFNFDSLISTQNVVGLNVGSFTGAKQASSQSWVPG, from the coding sequence ATGCGGGTCCAGAATGAGGGGACCGGCAAGAGCTCGTGGTGGATCATCAACCCCGACGGCGGGAAGAGCGGCAAGGCGCCCCGGCGGCGGGCCGTCTCCATGGACAACAGCAACAAGTATACCAAGAGCCGAGGCCGTGCCGCCAAGAAGAAGGCAGCCCTGCAGACCGCCCCCGAGTCAGCAGACGACAGTCCCTCCCAGCTCTCCAAGTGGCCCGGCAGCCCCACGTCCCGCAGCAGCGATGAGCTGGACGCGTGGACCGACTTCCGCTCGCGCACCAATTCCAACGCCAGCACAGTCAGCGGCCGCCTGTCCCCCATCCTGGCGAGCACGGAGCTGGACGACGTCCAGGACGATGAGGCACCGCTGTCCCCCATGCTCTACAGCAGCTCGGCCAGCCTGTCGCCCTCCGTCAGCAAGCCGTGCACCGTGGAGCTGCCCCGGCTGACCGACATGGCGGGCACCATGAATCTGAACGACGGTCTGGCCGACAACCTCATGGACGACCTGCTGGACAACATCGCACTCCCTGCATCGCAGCCGTCACCCCCGGGGGGGCTCATGCAGCGCAGCTCCAGCTTCCCGTACACCACCAAGGGCTCCGGCCTGGGCTCCCCCACCAGCTCCTTCAGCAGCGCGGTCTTTGGGCCTTCGTCTCTGAACTCCCTGCGCCAGTCTCCCATGCAGACCATCCAAGAGAACAAGCCAGCCACCTTCTCTTCCATGTCGCACTACGGCAACCAGACACTCCAGGACCTGCTCACGTCGGACTCACTCAGCCACAGCGATGTCATGATGACCCAGTCGGACCCCTTGATGTCTCAGGCCAGCACCGCTGTGTCCGCCCAGAACTCCCGCCGGAACGTGATGCTTCGCAGTGACCCAATGATGTCCTTTGCCGCCCAGCCTAACCAGGGGAGTTTGGTCAATCAGAACTtgctccaccaccagcaccaaaCCCAGGGCGCTCTCGGTGGCAGCCGTGCCTTGTCGAATCCCGTCAGCAACATGGGCTTGAGCGACTCCAGCAGCCTCGGGTCAGCCAAACACCAGCAGCAGTCTCCCGTCAGCCAGTCTATGCAAACCCTCTCGGACACTCTCTCAGGCTCCTCCTTGTACTCCACCAGTGTGAACCTTCCAGTCATGGGCCATGAGAAGTTCCCCAGCGACTTGGACCTGGACATGTTCAATGGGAGCTTGGAATGTGACATGGAGTCCATTATCCGTAGCGAACTCATGGATGCTGATGGGTTGGATTTTAACTTTGATTCCCTCATCTCCACACAGAACGTTGTTGGTTTGAACGTGGGGAGCTTCACTGGTGCTAAGCAGGCCTCATCTCAGAGCTGGGTGCCAGGCTGA